The proteins below come from a single Aegilops tauschii subsp. strangulata cultivar AL8/78 chromosome 6, Aet v6.0, whole genome shotgun sequence genomic window:
- the LOC109761434 gene encoding uncharacterized protein — protein MAGRSRPQAHSSSASTRRRERWLVVLGIVLHAVYMLSIFDIYFKSPIVHGMAPVPPRLSAPPAKRLVLLVADGLRADKFFEPDERGRYRAPFLRGVIEEKGRWGVSHARPPTESRPGHVAIIAGFYEDPSAVTKGWKANPVEFDSVFYQSRHTISFGSPDIVPIFCSSLPHSTWGSYPHEYEDFATDASFLDHWSFDQFEGLLNRSLDDVKLRQLLLQDKLVIFLHLLGCDSNGHAHRPYSSIYLNNVKVVDEIAERMYNLMESYFNDNGTAYVFTADHGMSDKGSHGDGHPSNTDTPLVAWGAGIRSPKFLAYTDKPDDGFRFVDDHRHDMPTPQNWALEGFERVDVNQADIAPLMATLVGLPCPLNSVGNLPSHYLKLSKSDEVEAVLANTKQILNQFLRKSEQKQSSSLYFKPFKPLVNYSSVLDRIEDLISARDYKTAMKYSEELRSMALAGLHYFQTYDWFMLMTTITLGYIGWMANLIIHVLQSYTTFPASLLKRTQVYPMNTSMKVYIGGCLFMGLSSIILLLEKSPPLYHAYVFMTIFLWTRIVQNYEFMKSAWRELFNMPFKYIMNLLISSVAALLILEFLVMSFFDRKLYTWCFLALGILASVCGAFSIEASPAVAIYTWLACWFLSVFTLMPAEIPENNNLVIFSGALIILIAMASRWATINTTTFWLYLNRANKQAPKSSKLFFVQVTLISVSSIMVCLTTSHRSQHKELHPLHQLINWCVAGFAMALPLFSPCSVLSRLTSIFLGFAPPFLLLSIGYEAVFYSAFALVLMGWIFLESANLYCSEGSNSSCHSSLADGPVYGYDERCLQLSDLRIPLLFMILFNVAFFGTGNFASIASFEISSVYRFITIFSPFLMTALLIFKLFIPYMLVICTFSAITKIVRVPRIGCYFLVILFSDVMTIHFFFLVQNTGSWMEIGNSISHFGIVSAQVVFVLLLFALTNIYTKDIEVSSWQLTSRKYM, from the exons ATGGCCGGCCGCTCCCGCCCGCAGGCGCACTCGTCGTCCGCCTCCACGCGGCGGCGCGAGCGGTGGCTTGTCGTCCTCGGCATCGTGCTCCACGCCGTCTACATGCTGAGCATATTCGATATCTACTTCAAGTCCCCCATCGTCCACGGCATGGCCCCGGTGCCGCCCCGCCTCTCCGCGCCTCCAGCCAAGCGCCTCGTCCTCCTTGTTG CGGACGGGCTCAGGGCGGACAAGTTCTTCGAGCCGGACGAGCGGGGAAGGTATAGGGCACCATTCCTGCGTGGGGTGATTGAGGAGAAGGGCCGGTGGGGCGTCAGTCACGCGCGGCCACCCACCGAGTCCAGGCCAGGGCACGTCGCCATCATCGCCGGCTTCTACGAGGATCCCAGTGCTGTAACAAAAG GATGGAAGGCCAATCCAGTTGAGTTTGATTCTGTATTCTATCAAAGTCGACACACTATCTCGTTTGGGAGTCCAGATATTGTTCCTATATTCTGTAGCAGCCTACCTCACAGTACCTGGGGTAGTTATCCACATGAATACGAAGACTTTGCAACAG ATGCATCATTTTTGGATCATTGGTCGTTTGACCAGTTTGAAGGTCTTCTCAACAGGTCTCTTGATGATGTTAAATTGAGGCAGTTACTCCTACAGGATAAGTTGGTTATATTTCTGCACTTGCTGGGTTGCGATTCTAATGGTCATGCACATCGTCCCTATTCAAGCATCTATCTGAACAATGTCAAGGTTGTTGATGAAATAGCTGAGAGAATGTACAATCTCATGGAAAGCTACTTCAATGACAACGGAACAGCTTATGTTTTTACTGCAGATCATGGAATGAGCGACAAAG GAAGCCATGGAGACGGACACCCTTCAAATACTGATACTCCACTTGTAGCATGGGGGGCTGGAATCAGGAGCCCAAAATTCTTGGCCTATACGGACAAACCTGATGATGGCTTTCGGTTTGTTGATGATCACAGACACGATATGCCCACACCACAGAACTGGGCTCTTGAAGGCTTCGAAAGAGTTGATGTCAACCAGGCTGATATAGCTCCTCTAATG GCGACACTTGTTGGTCTGCCATGCCCTTTGAATTCTGTGGGGAACTTACCTTCTCATTATCTGAAGTTAAGCAAG TCTGATGAAGTTGAAGCAGTTCTGGCCAACACAAAACAAATTCTTAACCAGTTTCTCCGAAAGTCAG AGCAGAAGCAATCCAGTTCACTCTATTTCAAGCCTTTTAAACCACTGGTGAACTATTCGTCTGTCCTCGATCGAATCGAAGATCTAATATCTGCAAGGGACTACAAAACTGCCATGAAGTATTCTGAAGAGCTCCGTAGTATGGCTCTTGCTGGTCTCCATTATTTCCAAACATACGACTGGTTCATGTTAATGACAACCATTACCCTTGGATACATTGGATGGATGGCAAACCTCATTATACATGTGCTACAGTCTTATACAACATTTCCTGCTAGTCTTCTAAAGAGGACTCAAGTTTATCCCATGAATACCTCCATGAAA GTATACATAGGTGGATGCTTGTTCATGGGTTTATCATCCATTATACTACTTCTAGAGAAATCTCCACCTCTTTACCATGCTTATGTATTTATGACAATATTCCTTTGGACAAGAATTGTACAAAACTATGAATTCATGAAGTCAGCATGGAGAGAATTGTTTAATATGCCATTTAAGTACATTATGAATCTTCTGATCAGTTCGGTTGCTGCATTGCTCATATTGGAGTTTCTG GTTATGAGCTTCTTTGATCGGAAGCTTTATACCTGGTGCTTTTTGGCCCTTGGGATACTAGCTTCAGTTTGTGGGGCCTTTTCTATTGAAGCTAGCCCTGCTGTTGCAATATACACATGGCTCGCATGCTGGTTCCTGTCTGTATTCACATTGATGCCAGCTGAAATTCCAGAGAACAACAACTTAGT AATTTTTAGTGGGGCACTTATAATACTGATCGCAATGGCTTCGAGATGGGCGACCATCAATACCACTACCTTCTGGTTGTATCTTAATCGAGCAAACAAACAAGCCCCTAAATCCTCCAAGCTATTtttcgttcag GTTACTTTgatctcagtgtcttcaataatGGTGTGTTTGACTACATCTCATCGGTCCCAGCACAAAGAACTGCACCCGTTGCACCAGTTGATCAACTGGTGCGTAGCTG GTTTTGCGATGGCGCTACCGCTCTTTTCACCTTGTAGTGTTCTATCCCGTCTTACATCTATCTTCTTGGGTTTTGCTCCTCCGTTTCTGCTGCTTTCTATTGG CTATGAAGCGGTTTTCTATAGTGCTTTTGCGCTGGTACTCATGGGATGGATATTTCTTGAATCTGCCAACTTGTATTGCTCTGAAGGAAGCAATTCTTCATGCCACAGTAGCCTTGCGGATGGACCAGTTTATGGCTATGACGAAAGATGCTTACAACTGTCTGATTTACGAATCCCTCTGTTATTT ATGATCTTATTCAATGTTGCTTTCTTTGGAACTGGTAATTTTGCAAGTATTGCAAGCTTTGAGATCTCATCTGTGTACAGATTCATCACAATATTTAGT CCATTTCTTATGACGGCACTCCTTATTTTCAAATTGTTCATTCCATATATGCTTGTCAT